Within the Mustela lutreola isolate mMusLut2 chromosome 2, mMusLut2.pri, whole genome shotgun sequence genome, the region GTCTGGACGACTGGGCGCACGCCTCCCAAGGGGCGAGGGGGCAGGCGGTGGGCACCGGCCCCCCGCGGCACCGCAAACCATACTGGACTCCTGCCCGCCCGCTCTGCGCCCGGTCCTTCCACCTCGACGTTTACATGCCCCCTTCCacgttttttttgtatttttttttttctgctggaaACGGACTCGATTCATATTGAAtataatatatttgtgtatttaacagggaggggaggagggggcgatCGCGGCGGAGCTGGCCCCGCCGCCCGGTACTCAAGCCCGCGGGGACATTGGGGAAGggacccccgccccctgccctccccctctgcaCCGTACTGTGGATAAGAAACACGCACTTGGTCtctaaagagtttattttaagatgtgtttgtgtgtgtgtgtgtttgttgttcCGACTTTTTATTGAAtctatttaagtaaaaaaaaaaaaaaggttctttattaatttctgttgtcttttttttccaagcCGGGCGGGAGGAGGGAGAATAGTGGgctgccccaccccactcctgtTTGTGACTCGGTCCGGTATCTGTATCCTCCTCACCAGCTCTACCTAAGCATCCTGCACTCGTAGTCCAGGCGTCCAATCCTTCTCCTGTCCTCTGATCTCTGGGGTTGGAAGGTCCGGGGCGGGGACGCTGTCCAGCCGCCCATCACCAGGGGGCAGGATGCCTGGGGCTAGACGCGCATTGCGCGGGCGCAGCCCCGCCCAGGTGCGCGCGCTGGGGCTTTCCCCGCTGACGCAGCGGAAGCGCTGCCCCTACATGGGCCGATTCTGTCCAGTGACGCGACGGCGGTCTCCGGGCAGATTCCGGGAATCCCCTCCCCCGCTCTGCCGGGCAGGGCTGCGGCGCCGGGAAGGGGGCCGGGATTTTCCCAGGCAGGCGGCTGCCGGGGCCCGGAAAGCCCCAGGCCTGGGTCCAGAGCGTCCGCGGTGGGAGGGCCATGCTCCTGGGTCCCGGGGCCAACCCAGAGACTGCCCCATCGGGTTGGCGTCCGGGCTCCGCCGCGCCCACGCGCGCTCCGTCTGACCTGACCCGGGCGGGGGGTTGCTGCATCCTTGGTTGCCGCCGcggtaccccccacccccgccaggaaGGGCGGCGCCCGCCTGCCAATTTCCCCTCCCGGGTGCCCGGTTGGGAGCAGGGCGACTGCCAGGTCTGGTCCTGCCGGGGCGGCTGCTTGGGCGGCCGGGCGCCGtcgccgtcgccgccgccgccgccctctcACGGGACGCCCGCCCCCGCAGCTGGGAAAGGTGGGAGGGCTGCTGGTACGCCCGTAGGGGGTCTAGCTGGCTTCGGAGCTGGAAGCCCCCAGAACAGCGGAGAAAAACACAGGCTGAGAAAccgcaggggtggggtgggcagaacagacaattcattaattcatttatgaaCCTTGGAGACACTGCCTGGACGGTGgcagacagacaataaacaaacatGATTCGGAGATGGTGGTAAGTGCtagcaagggaaaaaaacaggTCAAAGTAGTACTGATGGGGCAGGGGAGGCAAGCTGCTTTGGAGAATGGATTGGAAACGTGGACCTTTAATGATgagacttttcatttttaaagccagGTTCTGGGACAACAACGTTCTGGGCAAGAGAAACAGTACGTGCAAAGTTCCTGTGGCCAGAGCAAGATCAGTCTGTTAAAGAACAGCAATAAATCATTGTGTGCCTGGATTCGAGTGAACCTTGGGGAAGGAGTGTAGATAAAATTCCAAGGCCCAGATGAGTGTTTTGGAGGATTAATAATCTAGATAGCAATCCTTTGGAAGGAAATGGGGGTTCAGAATGGCAAAACCACTTGCACAGCATCAAACTGCACTCTTGGGAACACTCTGGCTCCTAATACCTGCCTCCCAGCCTGACGGTCATCCttcttccccaggagcaggtaGGCAACCCTTCCAGCCTAGAGTGGGCCAGAGCTTACAACAGGGCCTGTACACGGAACTCAAGCTCCCACTCCTGGTTCTGCTCTTAGGACTAGGTCCCCCCTCCCTTCTTACCGCCCAGGGACAGTCCTAATAACTACTAAATGGGCCCCAAGCTTCACATACTGTGTTGCATTTAATGTGCATGGTGATGTTGAGTTAGTTGTCTTTATTCTCATCTGACTGTTGAACAGACCCAGTAAAAATCACAGCTCTTGAATGGTATTTGAACACTGGCTGGCTGATGGCAAAGAGTGGGTGCTGCCCTGCGAGGCCAGGTTTTAGGACACAGGCCATCCTGGGGCTTGCTCCCAGCAAGGGGCCAACagcctacctccccaccccccagtacCCTCTGGctaaggagaaagaggaagcagtgaGCATGAGGTAAGACTCCCACCTTGTGGTGAAAATAAGTAACTACAGGGTCAAGTTTCCAGGGAGAAGGGGCGGAGTTAGCAAGGACACCAGGACAGACCACACAGAGAGAAACTCATGTCTGTCCTAATACTTTATTGGTCACCTCTAGGCCTGTGCCCAGCTAGATGGGTCCAAGGAGGGGCTCACCATTCACCAGCTCCCAGCGGGGAGAATGAGAAGGCCCTGGCCAAGCCCTCCAGGGTTATGGACTATGGTGTTTAAAGGGGCGAATCTGGCCTTTCCTGGGTCAGCAATGGGGTATCCAGGTAGAGGCGCAGGTGGAGGCCAACAGCCCAGGCTTTCCACCTGTCTGCAGTCTAGTTGTGTTTGGAGAAGTATTCCTTGCTGTCGTCCACGTTAGGCTTGATTGTGTCACTGCCTGGCTTCCAGCCAGCAGGACAGACTGTGGGAAGACACAGGAATGCACATGTGAGGCTAGAGCCACATCTTTGAGGTAGGGCAGTATGAGGGGATGAACAGAGAGGCAAAGCAAGAGCTGGAGTGGCAGAAGAAAAAGCCCAGAGCCAAGTGGGACAGCCCCAAGGCCATACAGCACATTGGGAGAAGCTCTTTAAGCCTGGATACGGGATGTTCTGGCTgacaattcaatttctttttgacCTCcccaacactattttttaaagatttatttattagagagagaaagacaatgcATGAGagtccgggggtgggggtggtgtggggagggggaaagagcgAGAATCCTctagcaggctccctgtttgagtgtggagcctgacaaggatccctggatcccaggaccctgagaccatgacctgagccgaaaccaagagtcagacacttaactgagctacccCGCCACCCCTCTTTTTGACCCCTTTAatactgcttctccctcagtcaCAGACCCACTGGACATGGAGGGCCTGGGATCAGGCTGTGTCCTGCACATGAGAAGGTCTCTGATTCAACTAATATTATTCCAGCTCAACCTGGTACATGACTTCTCAGATACCTTCGATAGATCTGttacctcccagcccccaccgtCATATTgggttgtctccccctccagaCTAGACAAGTCCTGCAGACAAGGCTCTGAACTGGGGCCCTCACAACGGACAGGGCAGGCAGGCAGTGTCTGCCTGAGGGCTGAGGGTGTACCCACATATGAACACAGGTGAACATGTGTGTGCTTACCTTCCCCATGCTCATCCGTGTACTGGAAGGCCTGAACCAGCCGCAGAACTTCGTCCACAGAGCGCCCCACAGGCAAATCATTGACAGTGATCTGGCGAAGGACACCCTTGCCATCGATGATAAAGAGGCCCCTGAAGATGTTAAGTGTTCATGGTGAGAAGCAGAGAGTTCCCACTGCCAGGGCCGGGGGAGGGAGTATCGACTCCCTGGCGGccacagggctgggggcagggaaaaCAGTGCCCAAGTGTTGTCCCCTCACCCTGAGGACTGAGGGCTTTCTGGGGGCTCCATGGTACCTGTAGGCAATGCCCTCATCTTTCTTCAGCACACCATAATCTTCAGATAAATTTCTGGTTACATCAGCCAGCAGGGGAATATTCAGGGGGCCcaagcctccttccttcctcggAGTGTTGATCCTAGGAGTGAAAGAGACCAGTCTGGGACCTCCAGATGCCTGACACAGCAGGGTCCTCCTCCTGGGGCTCTGGGTATGATAAAGGCTGGAGAGGGGGTGCTGGAGCTGAGAGATAAGGGTCTAgcctccccacccaccacacCCTGAAGAGGGTACAGGGGCTCTTTCCCACAGCTGGAAAGACTCAGCCAAGGCTCCAGGTCCAGCAAAGGGCGTTCACATTCGCTGGTGGCCTCCCACATCTTGGGGCAGAAAGCCTGCCTCAGCATCCCCCTCCTCCTCGCTCTAGCTCTGTTCCCTGGGGCCCAGCCCTTCACCGTCTAGAACTGGAGTTTCCACCTTCTTGAAATAGTTATTGGAAGGGAGGTTGTGTTGCCCTAAGTGAGATAAAGCATCTCCAAGTCTCTGGGCCGAGCAACTAGTTTTCAGATGCTAATTACTGCCATCATCATTAAGGACTTAGGCGTCCTTAATTCTACTATTTTCAAGATGGGGGAAAGGGAGGCCCAAATGTTGAGCAACACCCACAGGAACACACAGCTCGGACCCGCGGAGGTTGGAGGTTTGGCTCCGTCCCCCCTCCATGCTCGTCCCAGCTCATACCAAGCCAGGTGGGTGAACTGAGAGTCGACAGAAACCCCCAGCACCTCACAGCCCAGCTTGCGGAAGTCCTCCGCCCGCTCGCTGAAAGCGATGATCTCCGTGGGGCAGACAAAGGTGAAGTCCAGCGGGTAGAAAAAAAGGACCAGGTATTTCCCTGCGGGAGGGAGCGGGGACAGACATGGAGTTAGGCCTCTGCTGtctgggccccacccccacctgggccccacccccacctgggcCCACTCTCGACCGCCCTCACCTTTGTAGTCGCAAAGCTTCACCTCCTTGAAGGCGCCGTCCACCACGGCGGTGGCTTGGAAGGGCGGGGCGGGCTTTCCGATGTGCGCCTTGCCAGAGGCCATGACTGAAAGCTGAGAACCCCCCCGGCCCGGTCAGTGCGCCCGAGGAAGACCCTTTGTCCTCCCTTCCCAAGGTCACGCTGCGTGCTGGGCTCCGTTATCGAATGGGAGGCAGAAGCCGCAGCACTACCCGCACCCTCCGGGGTACCTGGCCTGCGCGGCCTTGAGACCGCAGGAGACCCGCCCCCCTGACCGGCAAAAGCGGCCCGGCTGCAGCCGCCAGGGGCCCCCCATTAGCGTGTCGGCCTGAGCGCCCTGGCGCTAGCCCACCGCTCCTGGTGGAGACCCCGCGAGCAGGGGGCGGGAGCTCGGCGATGCGGCCTGTAATGCAAGGCCAAGGCCTCGGATTCCCCCTGCAAGGACAAAGGCGGCCACTAAAGCGAGCGGAAAACAAAAGCTGCAGCACTGAGGTCTGGACCCGTCCGGAGCTGCTCTGCGGGGGCTCCCCAGAGCCCGGTGCCCTCCAGGTGTCCATACCTGCGTGGGCAAGGGCGGCACGCACAGACTAGCAGACGCGCGAACACGCGTTCTCAGCACCGAGCGCGCCCTGGGCCTGGGTGCCTTTTATGCGCGGCCCGAACCATGACGCAtagggcgggggggtggggtgggcggacGAGTGGAGCGGTCGGGTCCACTGCAACCgcgggaggggggttggggagcGAAGCGGCCGGGTCCACGCGCCTGCAAGCGGCGGGAGGAG harbors:
- the PRDX2 gene encoding peroxiredoxin-2; translated protein: MASGKAHIGKPAPPFQATAVVDGAFKEVKLCDYKGKYLVLFFYPLDFTFVCPTEIIAFSERAEDFRKLGCEVLGVSVDSQFTHLAWINTPRKEGGLGPLNIPLLADVTRNLSEDYGVLKKDEGIAYRGLFIIDGKGVLRQITVNDLPVGRSVDEVLRLVQAFQYTDEHGEVCPAGWKPGSDTIKPNVDDSKEYFSKHN